In the Bacillus shivajii genome, one interval contains:
- a CDS encoding TRAP transporter substrate-binding protein: MKKFKWLTAVTALSLTLAACGGDDADTNGTDGDADSGESISWQMGHLAAEDHIWHQTAEKFAELVNEKTEGQIEIDIYPNNQLGGETDVLNDIRAGNVELLISGETMQNWAPKAALLGVPYAFRDSEHMTNVIEGEIGREIEEEIVEKVGVTPLFYMERAPRNLTSNEPINTPDDLSGFRMRVPNVPIFMDAWNEAGANPQVMDFNEVFTGLQQGVIHGQENPVDLIHSGGLYEVQDYVNLTEHVYSWIYMVIGNEALEGLSDELREAVLEASEEAQAYGADLFVEEIENYHNLLEELGMTFNDDVDQDAFREAMEPAIQDSLTEEQFELFERILEVE; this comes from the coding sequence ATGAAAAAATTCAAATGGTTAACAGCAGTTACAGCTCTATCCTTAACTTTAGCAGCATGCGGAGGAGACGACGCAGATACTAATGGAACAGACGGCGATGCAGATTCAGGAGAATCAATTTCTTGGCAAATGGGACATTTAGCAGCTGAAGATCACATTTGGCACCAAACAGCAGAAAAATTTGCTGAGTTAGTCAATGAAAAGACAGAAGGTCAAATTGAAATTGATATTTATCCAAACAACCAACTTGGTGGAGAAACGGATGTATTAAATGACATTCGTGCAGGCAATGTAGAATTATTAATTAGTGGTGAGACAATGCAAAACTGGGCACCGAAAGCGGCATTACTAGGTGTACCATATGCATTTAGAGACTCAGAGCACATGACAAATGTCATTGAAGGTGAGATCGGTCGTGAAATTGAAGAAGAGATCGTTGAAAAGGTTGGTGTGACACCGTTATTTTACATGGAGCGTGCGCCAAGAAACTTAACATCAAATGAACCGATTAATACTCCTGATGACTTAAGCGGATTTAGAATGCGTGTACCAAACGTACCAATTTTCATGGACGCTTGGAATGAAGCTGGTGCCAACCCGCAAGTAATGGACTTTAACGAAGTATTTACTGGCTTACAGCAAGGAGTTATTCATGGCCAAGAAAACCCTGTTGACTTAATTCACAGTGGTGGACTGTACGAAGTTCAAGACTATGTAAACTTAACAGAGCATGTCTATTCTTGGATCTATATGGTTATCGGAAATGAAGCGTTGGAAGGTCTATCTGATGAACTGAGAGAAGCTGTATTAGAAGCTTCAGAAGAAGCACAAGCTTATGGTGCTGATCTGTTTGTTGAAGAAATCGAAAATTACCATAACTTACTTGAAGAATTAGGTATGACATTTAATGATGATGTTGATCAAGATGCATTCCGTGAAGCGATGGAGCCTGCAATTCAAGATTCATTAACTGAAGAACAGTTTGAGCTATTCGAAAGAATTCTAGAAGTAGAATAA